One genomic region from Epinephelus fuscoguttatus linkage group LG8, E.fuscoguttatus.final_Chr_v1 encodes:
- the LOC125893439 gene encoding bifunctional endo-1,4-beta-xylanase XylA-like yields MSSVLQSRHLVPVTATSKTNWPERETNWPVRETNWLKRETNWPERKTNWLKRETNWFEKKNSWYERKTNWFERKTNWSERRNNWLKRETNWFERKNNWFKRKNNWFKRETNWFERKNSWFERKNNWFERETNWFERKNSWFERKNNWFERETNWFERKNNWLKRETNWLKRETNWFERKTNWLKRETNWLKRETNWFERETNWLKRETNWFERKTNWLKRETNWFERKNNWLKRETNWFERKTNWLKRETNWFERKNNWLKRETNWLKRETNWFERKTNWLKRETNWFERKNNWLKRETNWFERKTNWLKRETNWFERKTNWFERKTNWLKRETNWFERKTNWLKRETNWFERKTNWLKRETNWFERKTNWFERKTNWLKRETNWFERKTNWLKRETNWFEGKNNWLKRETNWFERKNNWLKRETNWFERKNNWLKRETNWFERKTNWLKRETNWLKRETNWLKRETNWFERKTNWLKRETNWFERKNSWLKRETNWFERKNSWLKRETNWFERKTNWLKRETNWLKRETNWLKRETNWFERKNNWLKRETNWFERKTNWLKRETNCVRLKTS; encoded by the exons ATGAGCAGCGTCCTGCAGAgtcgccaccttgtg CCGGTGACAGCGACGTCCAAGACCAACTGGCCCGAGAGAGAGACCAACTGGCCCGTGAGAGAGACCAACTGGTTGAAGAGAGAGACCAACTGGCCCGAGAGAAAGACCAACTGGTTGAAGAGAGAGACCAACTGGTTCGAGAAAAAGAACAGCTGGTACGAGAGAAAGACCAACTGGTTCGAGAGAAAGACCAACTGGTCCGAGAGAAGAAACAACTGGTTGAAGAGAGAGACCAACTGGTTCGAgagaaaaaacaactggttcaagagaaaaaacaactggttcAAGAGAGAGACCAACTGGTTCGAAAGAAAAAACAGCTGGTTCGAgagaaaaaacaactggttcGAGAGAGAGACCAACTGGTTCGAAAGAAAAAACAGCTGGTTCGAgagaaaaaacaactggttcGAGAGAGAGACCAACTGGTTCGAgagaaaaaacaactggttgAAGAGAGAGACCAACTGGTTGAAGAGAGAGACCAACTGGTTCGAGAGAAAGACCAACTGGTTGAAGAGAGAGACCAACTGGTTGAAGAGAGAGACCAACTGGTTCGAGAGAGAGACCAACTGGTTGAAGAGAGAGACCAACTGGTTCGAGAGAAAGACCAACTGGTTGAAGAGAGAAACCAACTGGTTCGAgagaaaaaacaactggttgAAGAGAGAGACCAACTGGTTCGAGAGAAAGACCAACTGGTTGAAGAGAGAGACCAACTGGTTCGAgagaaaaaacaactggttgAAGAGAGAGACCAACTGGTTGAAGAGAGAGACCAACTGGTTCGAGAGAAAGACCAACTGGTTGAAGAGAGAGACCAACTGGTTCGAgagaaaaaacaactggttgAAGAGAGAGACCAACTGGTTCGAGAGAAAGACCAACTGGTTGAAGAGAGAGACCAACTGGTTCGAGAGAAAGACCAACTGGTTCGAGAGAAAGACCAACTGGTTGAAGAGAGAGACCAACTGGTTCGAGAGAAAGACCAACTGGTTGAAGAGAGAGACCAACTGGTTCGAGAGAAAGACCAACTGGTTGAAGAGAGAGACCAACTGGTTCGAGAGAAAGACCAACTGGTTCGAGAGAAAGACCAACTGGTTGAAGAGAGAGACCAACTGGTTCGAGAGAAAGACCAACTGGTTGAAGAGAGAAACCAACTGGTTCGAgggaaaaaacaactggttgAAGAGAGAGACCAACTGGTTCGAgagaaaaaacaactggttgAAGAGAGAAACCAACTGGTTCGAgagaaaaaacaactggttgAAGAGAGAGACCAACTGGTTCGAGAGAAAGACCAACTGGTTGAAGAGAGAGACCAACTGGTTGAAGAGAGAGACCAACTGGTTGAAGAGAGAGACCAACTGGTTCGAGAGAAAGACCAACTGGTTGAAGAGAGAGACCAACTGGTTCGAGAGAAAAAACAGCTGGTTGAAGAGAGAGACCAACTGGTTCGAGAGAAAAAACAGCTGGTTGAAGAGAGAGACCAACTGGTTCGAGAGAAAGACCAACTGGTTGAAGAGAGAGACCAACTGGTTGAAGAGAGAGACCAATTGGTTGAAGAGAGAGACCAACTGGTTCGAgagaaaaaacaactggttgAAGAGAGAGACCAACTGGTTCGAGAGAAAGACCAACTGGTTGAAGAGAGAGACCAACTGCGTCAGGTTAAAGACCAGCTGA